The Infirmifilum lucidum DNA segment CTCGCGTTTTCTGTTTCAGCGAGGTATATGAGGATAATTTCGCTGGGGAACCTCCAGGTAGTATTGAACAGAGAGTTCAGGGCATCAAGGCTCGTTACTGGTTTTCACGGGGTAGGCCACGTGGGCTGGATCTCAGTGAGGCACCTCGTTGAAAAGACCGGGGCAGCGAGGGTTGGACACGTTATATCGCCATACATGCAGCCCTTCGTCTCTGTTAAAAATGGGATAAGGACGCCCTACGAGCTCTATGTTGCCGGAGAAACTCTTTACTTTCTGCCAAATGTGCCCTTGAGCAACAGGGATACAAGTCTCGTGACTATGGCCGTAGCCGAGACTGCCCTCGAAGGAGGTGTTGTCGAGGCTGTACTCTTCGGCGGTCTCGATAACAGGTTCAAGGAAGATGACAGCGTTAGGCTAGCACCAACTACAGCTTTCTACGAAAGACACAGGAACCTGTTTTCGAGCGGAAGGTTCAAGCTCATGGACGAGGGTCTGGGTGTGGTAGGCCCCCTCGCGATAATTCTCTCTATATTCGAATCACGCGAACTGCCCGCTGTGGCAATACTGCCGTATGCCGCGCCAGACAG contains these protein-coding regions:
- a CDS encoding proteasome assembly chaperone family protein, whose translation is MRIISLGNLQVVLNREFRASRLVTGFHGVGHVGWISVRHLVEKTGAARVGHVISPYMQPFVSVKNGIRTPYELYVAGETLYFLPNVPLSNRDTSLVTMAVAETALEGGVVEAVLFGGLDNRFKEDDSVRLAPTTAFYERHRNLFSSGRFKLMDEGLGVVGPLAIILSIFESRELPAVAILPYAAPDRPDPKAAAEALKAYSELSGENVSVEELVEEGTLIERELEELEKKIKQVAREREPPQYHV